The nucleotide sequence CGCGCGCGGTCCGCGCGGCCGGCACGGGTGCGGCGCAGGCCTTCGCGCAGACCCTGGTGCTGCGGATCGAAGCCCAGGCCCACGATGTGCACCGTCTGCCCCGCCCAGGTGACGGAGATCTCCACGCCGGTGACGAAGCGCAGGCCCGCTTCGCGCGCGGCCTCCGCGGCTTCGGCCAATCCGCCCACCTCATCGTGGTCGGTCAGCGCCCAGACGTCGACGCCGTTCGCACGGGCGCGCAGCGCCACGTCGCGCGGCGACAACACGCCGTCCGAGACGGTGGAATGGCAATGGAGATCGACGTTGCGGGCAGGGGTCGTTGGCATGACCCTATTGTAGGCGCGCGGCGCGCGCCGCTCCAGCGCGTCAGCCGCCGCTGCGCAGAAAAGCGGCGACGGGTTGTATCTGCCCATCGTCCATCAAGGTGGGCGCATGCCCCACGCCCGGCACTTCCAGCACCCGCGCGCGGGGATTGCGGCGCGCCATCTCCCCCGCGGTATCGGCGGTGAGCAAGTCGGAATGCTGCCCGCGCAGGATCAGGATGGGGCAATCGATGGCTTCATAGGCCTGCCAGAGCAACTGTTCGCCCGCGGCCATCGCCGCATCGTCCTGCGCGGCGAAAGGCTGGGCCAATCCGAGGTCATAGTGCTTGACCCAGCGATCTCCTCGCCGCTGGAAAACATGCCGCGCCAGGTCGCGCCATTGCTCATCCGTGTGCGGCCCGAACGCGGCGGACACCTGGCGGATGTAGGCCACGGCGTCCTCGAAACTGTCGAACTCCTGCCCCTGGCCGACGTACTGGCCGATGCGCGCGAGCGCGTCGGGCGCCAGACGCGGCCCGACATCGTTCAACACCATCTTTTCCACACGCCATCCCGAGTCCTCCGGCAGCCCGCCCCCCTGCTGCCGTGACAGCGCCCCGTCGCCATTACGCGCCTGCGCTCGATCGAGCCCCTGCGTCTGCCCGAGCCCCAGGTCCGGGCTCCGTGCCTGGTTGGCGGCGCGCAGCCGTGCCGATAGCGCGGCCGATCCCGCCAGGGCCATGCCGATCAGGCCGCCCATGGACGTACCCACCCAATGCAGCGTGCGCGGACGCACGCGCGCCAGGAGCGTGACCATGTCCGCCACATACTGCGGCACGGCGTAGAACGACGGATGCAACAGCCAATCCGACGCGCCGCGCCCCACCACGTCCGGACACACGACGCGATACTCCGAGGCCAGCCGGCGAGCCAGCGTGTCGAAGTCGCGGCCGGTGCGGGTCAGGCCATGCACGCACAACAGCACCTTGTCGTTGTCGGGATCGCCCCATTCCCAGTACGCCATGCGATGCATGCCCGCCGGGCTGGCGCAGGTAACGAAGTCGAGACGCGGATTCTGCATGGGCGCTCCTGTGTAAGGCTTATCCGGGTGGACGGCCGGACCATGTTATCGCACCCGGACCTGGCCGGACGGCTCGCAAAATGCGGTCATTGCCCCTCCACGGCGTGCCAGTAGCGGCGCGCATGCCGGCGTTGCCCATATACCGTCAAGCCGTCCGCCGCCGATAAGGCGATGACCGCACCGTCGCGGTCCGTCCGCCAGAACGTGGCGCCGGCGCGTCGCCAGCGGCGCTGCACGACGGGCGCCGGATGGCGGAAGCGGTTCAGGTAGCCCACCTGGGCGATGACGTGATCCGGCCGGGCGGCCTCCACCAGCGCCGGCCCGGACGACGTGGCCGAGCCATGATGGGGCGCGATCAGCACGTCGATGCGCGGCAGGACATCGGCGAACTCGCGCTCCTGCCGCGTGGCGACGTCGCCGGGCAGCAAGGCGGTGTGATGGCGCCCCTGCACAAGCAGCACGCATCCACCAGCGTTGGAATCGCCGCGCGACCGCTGCCGCGCCGTGCCGCGTTTTCCCTGGGGGGCGATAGAGTCCCGACGTAGGCGCGACGCGGAGGGCAAGCTGTCCGGCAACGGGG is from Bordetella bronchialis and encodes:
- a CDS encoding alpha/beta fold hydrolase, with the translated sequence MQNPRLDFVTCASPAGMHRMAYWEWGDPDNDKVLLCVHGLTRTGRDFDTLARRLASEYRVVCPDVVGRGASDWLLHPSFYAVPQYVADMVTLLARVRPRTLHWVGTSMGGLIGMALAGSAALSARLRAANQARSPDLGLGQTQGLDRAQARNGDGALSRQQGGGLPEDSGWRVEKMVLNDVGPRLAPDALARIGQYVGQGQEFDSFEDAVAYIRQVSAAFGPHTDEQWRDLARHVFQRRGDRWVKHYDLGLAQPFAAQDDAAMAAGEQLLWQAYEAIDCPILILRGQHSDLLTADTAGEMARRNPRARVLEVPGVGHAPTLMDDGQIQPVAAFLRSGG